Proteins encoded by one window of Podarcis muralis chromosome 11, rPodMur119.hap1.1, whole genome shotgun sequence:
- the LOC114606847 gene encoding large ribosomal subunit protein eL42-like, protein MVNIPKTHRTYCKKCGKHQAHKVTQHKKGKESLYAQGKRRYDHKQSSYGGQTKPIFCKKAKATKKIVLRLECVEPNCRSKRMLAIKRCKHFKLGGDKKIIQFLTAVEPIVAWCMKLYKSIIGSKNVPKTLTL, encoded by the coding sequence ATGGTGAACATCCCCAAAACCCACAGGACTTACTGCAAGAAGTGTGGGAAGCACCAGGCCCACAAAGTAACCCAGCACAAGAAGGGCAAGGAATCTTTGTATGCTCAGGGAAAGAGGCGATATGATCACAAGCAGAGTAGCTATGGTGGCCAAACAAAGCCCATCTTCTGCAAAAAGGCAAAGGCCACAAAGAAGATCGTGCTGAGACTGGAATGTGTGGAGCCCAATTGCAGGTCAAAGAGGATGCTGGCCATTAAGAGGTGCAAGCACTTCAAGTTGGGAGGAGACAAGAAGATTATCCAGTTCTTGACTGCTGTGGAACCCATTGTTGCTTGGTGTATGAAACTTTATAAAAGTATTATTGGATCAAAAAATGTTCCTAAGACATTAACCCTTTAA